The following are encoded together in the Vespa velutina chromosome 3, iVesVel2.1, whole genome shotgun sequence genome:
- the LOC124947953 gene encoding 39S ribosomal protein L21, mitochondrial — MAALTTFANEFRFAAYNCLKKLNPSSLYRTTHPALCLWKPGRATYRTFLPWMPAIPKHQVEVPEYNEEKENLMIDVIKEINNQIATDRVGRLFAIVHICGKQFKVTENDIIIMQGYWPPTIGDKLKLEKVLLVGGTDFTLVGKPILNRELVSIDATVIEKTLSHTKYHFRMKKRKQYRRLNFYRVQHTMLRINSININGNIDKTKEVEGLDRIY; from the exons ATGGCGGCTTTAACTACCTTTGCAAATGAGTTTCGATTCGCTGCctataattgtttaaaaaaattaaatccatCTTCATTATATAGAACAACACATccag CACTATGTCTATGGAAACCTGGAAGAGCCACATATCGTACATTTTTGCCATGGATGCCTGCTATACCAAAACATCAAGTCGAAGTACCAgaatataatgaagaaaaggaaaacctAATGATAG ATGTGATAAAGGAGATCAACAACCAAATAGCAACAGATAGAGTAGGTAGATTGTTTGCAATTGTTCACATATGTGGCAAACAATTTAAAGTCACAGAGAATGACATCATAATTATGCAAGGATATTGGCCTCCTACAATAGGGGATAAATTAAAACTTGAAAAAGTATTGCTAGTTGGTGGCACTGATTTTACTCTTGTAGGAAAGCCTATTTTAAATCGAGAATTGGTTTCGATCGATGCCACTGTTATTGAAAAGACATTATCACAtacaaaatatcattttagaatgaaaaagaggaaacaatATCGTAGATTAAatt ttTATCGAGTACAACACACAATGTTGAGAATAAACTCTATAAACATAAATGgcaatatcgataaaacgaaagaggTGGAAGGATtagatagaatatattaa